The Candidatus Omnitrophota bacterium genome contains the following window.
CTTGCAGAAAAGGCATCCTTATCAGCTAAAAGTGTCGTTATATCCTTGAAGAGTATTCCTGCCTTTGGAAAATCAGGGATGGAACGGATATATTTAGCGAGATCCTGTTTCTTCATTCGTCTTCTCCTCTTCTGATGTAAACCGGCGAATCTTCTTAATCGCCTGTGCCTCAATCTGCCTGACCCTTTCACGCGAGACCTTTAATTTCCTGGCAATCATCGCCAAGGTATGGATTTTTCCGTCTCTGAGACCAAAACGTAAATCCAAAACTTCTTTTTCTCGACGATTTGTTATGTGGAGTAAATTTTCAATATCATCGTGGTCCAATGCCTGTTTTAGGCCTTGTTTTGAAGTCGAGGTTGTATCCTCTATCAAATCCATAACCTGACTCTCATCTGCCTCTCCAATCGGAGCCTCCAGAGAGGACATCTTGGTTATCCAGTTTTCTATATCATTTACCTTATCCACGTGTAATTTCATTTTTTTTGCTACTTCTTCCTGTGAAGGATTACGTTTTAATTTCTGGCGCAGGGCCTCTTGCGTCCTTTTCCATTTGGCAATAAGTTCATTCATATAAACAGGAATTCTGATAGTACGTGATTGCTCAAAGATTGCGCGAGTAATTGCCTGCTTAATCCACCAGGCAGCATAAGTGGAAAACCTAAAGCCCTTCCTATAATCAAATTTATCAACCGCCCGCATAAGCCCAACATTGCCTTCTTCAATCAAATCAATTAAAGGCAGTCCAAAATGAGCATAGCGCTTTGCCATGCTAATCACAAGGCGTAAATTTGAACGAATGAGTTTACGCCTCGCCTCTTTATTGCCACGCAAAACTTCTTTAGCTACTGCTGCTTCCTGCTTGGCTGTCAGAAGCGGGATATCGTGAATATCTCTTAAATAAGTTTTAATGGCTTCCATGATCTAATAATTAATAAAGGTTATTTCTTTGCCTTTCTAGCTTTGCCTTGAGCATTATTAAGCGCTGCTTGGGCAGCGGCAAGTCTTGCAATCGGAACCCTAAAAGGAGAGCAACTAACATAATCCATGCCCACCTTATGACAAAACTCTATAGAAGCAGGATCGCCTCCGTGCTCGCCACAGATACCTACCTTGAGCCCAGGCCTTGTGCTTCTACCCCGCTCTATTCCCATTGTTATTAACTCTCCCACGCCAGTTACGTCAACTGTCTTGAATGGATCGTCTTCTAAAATAGATTTCTGTAAATAATCCTGCAGAAATCCTCCGATATCATCGCGTGAAAACCCAAAGCTCATCTGAGTAAGATCATTCGTGCCGAATGAAAAGAATTGAGCAACCTTGGCAATTTCATCAGCAATGAGTGCTGCGCGCGGAATCTCAATCATCGTACCCGCAAGAAACGACAATTTTCTTAAATTATATTTTTTTAAAACCTGTTTATAAACCTCATTTATCAAATTAAACTGATTATCTAGTTCGCGAGAAGCGCAAACTACAGGAATCATTATCTCTGGTTTAACCTTAACGCCTTCCTGCGTCAACTCTGCAGCTGCCTCAAGGATAGCACGTACCTGCATCTTTGTTACTTCTGGATAAGTAACTCCCAAGCGCACTCCGCGATGACCCATCATCGGATTGCTCTCATGCAAGGCCTCAGCACGTTTCTTTACTTCAGCAACGCTAATAGATAAACTATTTGCCAAGGCATCTAGCTGCTCCTCTTGTTTAGGAACGAATTCATGCAACGGCGGATCAAGAAGCCTTATAGTAACTGGTAGGCCTTCCATTGCGCGCAATGTACCTTTAAAATCATTCTTAACGTGGCCAAAAAGCTCATCAAGCGCTTTCTTCCTTTCAAGGCTTGAATTTGCCATTATCATCTTGCGCAGCTTAAACAAAGGCTCTGCGCAATTCTTGCCATAGAACATATGTTCGGTTCTAAACAGACCAATACCTTCAGCGCCAAAACTACGTGCGCGTTTTGCATCCTCTGGCGTATCAGCATTAGTCCTGATATTAAGCTTGCGTAAAGAATCACAATGTGTGAGAAATGAAAATAACAGCTTATTTTCCTCACCAGCATCTATCATTCCAAGCTTTCCACCATAGATGTTGCCTTTAGTGCCATTGAGTGTTATCCAGTCTCCTTCTTTAACAACCTCAGAGCCTACATTAATTATCTTTTCCTCAGCATTAATCTCTAAAACAGAGCAGCCAACAATACAACATTTACCCCAGCCCCTAGCAACCAATGCTGCATGGCTTGTCATGCCACCGCGAGCAGTAAGTACTGCCTTGGCAGCACGCATGCCTTCAACATCTTCCGGACTTGTCTCTTCTCGTACCAAAATCACTTCTTTGCCTTCATTTGCCCATTTCACAGCATCGCCTGAAGTAAAGACAACTTGACCCACTGCTCCTCCTGGACCAGCAGGAAGGCCTTTAGCAAGAGGTTTTGTAGCCATCTCTTCTTTGGGGTCAACGATTGGATGTAGTAACTCATCTAGCTGATTAGGAGTAACCCGCATCACTAAAGTCTTTTTATCAATCAGCTTTTCCTTATACATATCCATAGCCATACGTAAGGCTGCCGGACCATTTCTTTTGCCAACCCGGCACTGAAGCATAAACAGCCTGCCTTCTTCTATGGTAAATTCAATATCCTGCATATCCTTATAATGTTTCTCTAGTCTCCTCTGGATGCTATCAAGTTGTGAATATATCTTAGGCATTACCTGTTGTAGGGTTTTTAAATCTTTGTTGTGTTCGCTCTGAGAATAGCTATTGATAGGTGCCGGAGTTCTGATACCAGCAACAACGTCCTCACCCTGGGCATCAATAAGATATTCACCATAAAATTGATTCTCTCCGTTTCCGGGATTGCGTGTAAATGCTACTCCGGTTGCGCTATTCTTACCCATGTTGCCAAATACCATTGTCTGTACATTAACTGCTGTGCCCCATTCATCAGGAATATTCTCAATGCGACGATAGGAAATTGCACGCTTGCCATTCCAGGAAGCAAAAACTGCGCCAATACCACCCCAGAGCTGCTTCATCGCATCATCAGGAAATTCCTTTCCTAAGACTTCTTTTACCTTCAATTTATATTCAGCGCATATCTTCTTTAAATCATCTGCATCCAACTCTGTATCTGATTTAGCGCCCTTTTGGCCTTTGACTCTTTCCAGTATTGCCTCTAATTGTTTTCTCACACCTAGATTATCGCTTTTAGGCTCAATCCCAGCTGCCTTTTCCATAACTACATCAGAATACATGGTAATAAGCCTGCGGTACGCATCATAGACAAAACGTTCATTTCCGGTCATATTAACAAGGCCGGGTATTGTCTTTTGCGTCAAGCCGACATTCAACACAGTGTCCATCATTCCAGGCATTGATTTTCTGGCACCGGAACGAACGCTTACCAAGAGCGGATTACTAGAATCACCGAATTTCTTACCCATAACCTTCTCCACCTTTGACAAGGCCTTATTTACCTCTTGCATTAACCCAGCTGGGTATTTCTTATTATTTTTATAATAATAGATACAGACATCGGTAGTGATTGTAAAACCAGCTGGCACTGGTAATCTTAAATCTTTATGGCCTGCCATCTCAGCTAGATTAGCGCCTTTGCCACCTAAGAAATTCTTCATTTTTCCATTTCCATCTGCCTTGCCTGCTCCAAAGAAGTAGACATTTTTCTTCGCCATTACCTAAAACTCCTTTCCTGTTGTATAAAAAATTAACCTAAATTGTCTTTTAAATATTGCCCTACGTTACCAACATCTATCCTGTCTTGTTTCATTGAGTCTCTGTCGCGAACAGTAACCTTAGAATCCCCTAAACTCTCTACATCAACTGTAACGCAATAACAGGTACCAATCTCATCCTGTCGACGATAAAGTCTTCCGATACTTGCTGTATCATCATAAGCACAGAAAAAAGACCTTTCTAAATCAGCTGCTATTCTCTTACATAAGTCGACTATTTCCTTATTCTTTTTAAGAAGCGGCAATACTGCTACCTTTATAGGCGCAAGTTGTTTTCCGAGGCCTAGGACGACTCTTTGCTGGCCACGTACCTCTTCTTCCCTATAGGCATCCACAAGAAAAGCCAAGATTGCCCTGTCAACGCCTCCGGAAGGCTCAATAATAAAAGGTAAGCTCTTTTCGTAGGATAGATCTTTCTTAGAACAATCCTGATGTTGCCTTAAATCAAAATCTCCTCTGTTGGCAATGCCCTCAAGTTCACTCCAGCCAAAAGGAAACTTATATTCAATGTCAGTGCAGGCCAAGGCGTAATGCGCCAACTCCTCTTTTTTGTGTTCGCGCTTTTTTAGATTCTCTTCCTTCATACCGAGTTTTAAATACCAATCGAATCTATCATTAATCCACTGCTTGTAGAATTTATCAGCCTCGTTCGGCAAGACAAAATATTCTATCTCCATCTGTTCGAATTCTCTGGTCCTGAAGGTAAAGTTTCCCGGCGTGACTTCGTTACGAAATGCCTTACCGATCTGGGCAACGCCAAATGGTAATTTTTTACGCGTAGTATTCAGGATATTGGAGAAATTGACAAATATTCCTTGGGCAGTCTCAGGGCGCAGATAGGTTTCTGCTCCACCAACTCCTAACGCACCCAAGGTAGTCCTAAGCATTAGATTAAATTCTCTGGCGTCTGTCAAGCCAACGCCGTCATTACCGCATTCTGGGCACTTATTTGGTTTTTTAGGATTCCAGCGCGGATCATCCGCTTTTATTCTTTTTTTGCAAACCAAGCAATCTTTGTATTTATCGATAAAGCTTTTCACATGCCCTGACGCCTTCCAAACCTCAGGATGCATAAGTATGGCAGCATCTAGACCCACCATGTCTGAACGCATCTGCACGTTCTCTTTCCACCAGGCATCTTTAACATTTCTCTTTAACTCTACACCTAAAGGACCGTAATCCCAGGTATTTGCCAGGCCGCCATAAATCTCAGAACCCTGGAATATAAATCCACGCCGCTTACAGAGTGAAACTATTTTATCCATTAAGTTATCAGACATCTTTTAGCGATTATAATTTCTTCAACTCTTCTTCTTTGATTGAAAAACTATGCTCTTTCGTCGGGAACTTAGCTTCGATAACCTCTTTTTTATATTCCTGGACAGCTGTCTTGATTGCTCTTGAGAGATCTACATACTGCTTTATGAATTTTGGCCGAAAGCGCTGAAAAAGCCCCAACAAATCATGGGTAACTAATACCTGGCCATCGCAATGAATACCAGCGCCAATGCCAATAGTAGGGATTTTAAGTTCTTCTGTTATTCTTTTGGAAATCATATCCGGTACGCACTCCAGTACGATAGAAAAACAACCCAAGTCTTCTAGGAGGTGAGCCTGTTCTATTAATTTGGCTGCCGTAGCAGCATCTTTACCCTGGACCTTAAATCCACCTATCTTTTCTGCGGTCTGGGGCGTAAGGCCAATATGGCCCATAACTGAAATTCCGGCCTTTATTATTGATTCTGTTACTTCAAGACAACGATCAAACCACTCAAGCTTAACGCAATCACAACCTGCCTCATCCAAAAACCTACGGGCATTTTTTACTGAATCCTTAATATCAACCTGGTAGGATTCATAAGGCATATCTCCAATAACTAAAGAGTATTTAACAGCGCGCCTTACTGCCTTGGCATGATGAAGCATTTCAGCCATTCCTACCTTAGTTGTTGAATCCAGACCCAATACAACATTGGCCACAGAATCCCCTACTAAGATCATATCAATACCACACTCATCAATTATAGAAGCAAGAGGAAAATCATAGGCAGTAAGCATGGTGATTTTTTCACGCCTTTTCTTCTTCTCCAGAATCTGGGGGATTGTAATTTTCTCTCTGGTCATAAGAGTCCTCTGCTATTACAAAAATTCTATTTTAGCAAGCTATAAACATACTGTCAAGGTCAGCGGCTTATTATCTTAACCTCTATACCTTCAAATTTATCTGCCAATGCTAAACCCTTTTTCTCACCCAGGATGAAAATTGCTGTTGCCAACGCATCAGAAGTCATGGCGCGATCTGAAACAACAGTTACCGAGCTAATCCTTGAATCTATGGGATAACCAGTGCGGGGGTCAACAATATGACTGTAACGCTTTCCTCCCAGAGTAAAGAATTGCTCATAATCTCCACTTGTAGCAACCGCCCTATCAACCAAAGAAAATACCTGACTAAATTTTCCTTCTTTTTCTGGATGCCTCACTGCAATCTTCCAGGGTCTATTAAATTTTTTTCCCAAACAATAGATGTCACCGCCGGCATTAATTAAAGCAGAGCTAATGCCTGCTGCCTTTAATTTTTCTACGGCAATATCTACAGCAAAACCTTTAGCAATTGCACCTAAATCGATTTTCATACCTGCTTTTTTAAATTTGATTAAGCCATTTTCCCTATCAACAGAAACCTGCTTCCAGTCCACTAATTCCCTGGCCTTTTTTATTTCCTTATGAGGCGGCAATTCTTTACCCTTAATCGCCTTCTTCCAGATATCACTCAAAGGGCCGATAGTAATATCAAATGTCCCTGAGGATTCCTCTGATATCCTTAAAGACTCAACTATTAAATCCAGCAATTCTTTATCAGCGCTAACTATACCATCTCTATTCAACTCAGCTACAGGACTTGAGCTTTTAAAATGACTTAATTTTTCATCAAGGCGCTTAAAGGTATCGAAGACAATCTTTGCTGCCTGATCCGAGTTAGAGGTGACCTCGACAATCGTGCCCATAAGAAACTTTCTCTGAAGCGTAAAGGCCTCTTCTGAATCGCGATAAGAGCATCCAGAAAAAATCAGAGAAATAAAAACTATAATTAATAATTTAGATAAAAATTGTGGTTTCATTTCTTTAAAATCCTCATTAACTCCTTCAAGCCTTTAGTGTTAATACAATCCTTTTTCTCTATCCATCCCCGACGAGCAGTGGCAACGCCCAAACGCATAAAATCCAGATGGTTAAGATTGTGGGCATCGGTATTTATAGCCAGATTAACGCCGTGCGCCTTTGCCTGGCGAGAATTAATATCATTTAAATCAAGCCTATCTGGAAATGAATTTATTTCCAATGCGGTGTTAGTGCTAGCTGCTACTTTGTAGATCTCTTTAAAATCAATGTCGTAGGACTCGCGCACACCCCAAAGCCGGCCTGTAGGATGGGCAATAATATTAACGTATTTATTCTTGCATGCCTTTATAATCCGCTGCGTGAGTTCCTTCTTTGGCTGCTTAAAACCAGAGTGAATTGCAGCAACAACAACGTCAAATTCAGCCAAAAGATCTGCCGGGTAATCAAGCTCCCCATGCGAATCAATGTCAACTTCAGCAGCGTATAAAATACGAATTGAGGAAAATTCCTTATTCAATCTTTCGATCTCCTGTTTCTTTTTCTTCAATGCCTCCTTATCCAGGCCACTTGCAATCTTTAAACTTTGAGAATGATCAGCAATAGCTATATATTCATAACCCTTATTTTTTGCCCTAGAGGCAATATCGGAAATAGAATTTAGGCCATCTGAATAATTTGAATGAACATGCAAATCGCCTTTTATGTCTGATAGCTCTAATAACTTTGGCAATCTATTTTTAATAGCTAATTCCACTTCACCCCTGTCTTCCCTTAATTCTGGCTGAAGAAAAGATAGGCCTAAAGATTTAAAGATGCCCTCTTCTGTTTTTCCAGCCAATAACTTCTCTTTTTTACCTTTAACAGAAAACAGGCCGTATTCGTTTATCTTCATTTTCTTCTTAAGCGCGAGCTGCCTTAGTCTAATATTGAAATCCTTTGAACCAGTAAAATAAAGCAAGGCCGCACCAAAGCTCATCACAGGTACAACCCTCAAATCAACCTGAATGCCGCTGGCTGCAATTATACTTGCCCTTGTCTGACCCTTAGCAAGTATCCTTTTTACGCCTCCTAAATTGATAAAGCTATCAATAATCTTTTTAGCGTTATTTGAAGCTGCAAGGATATCAATGTCTCTTACAGTCTCTTTCATGCGTCGTGCTGAACCAGCATACATAAGCTTCTTAGCCTGCTTGTTGCAAGAGAGATTATTCAGGATGCCCTCAGCAATCTGAAGTGCCTTAGCCAAAGAGATCCTTTCTCTCCCCTTTTTAAAGATGTCTATGCCTGCTAAGATATTGGAAACCGTCTTTTCCCTAATCCCTTCTAACTTATGAAGCCTGCCTCTTTTTGCGCATATCTGGAGTTCTGTAACAGATTTGACTCCCAGTTTTTTGTATAACAAACCTACGGTCTTAGGACCTAAACCAGGGACCTCAAGTATATCCAGAAGGCCCAGAGGAATGGTCTTTTTTAGATCCTCATGAAATTTAAGACTTCCGGTTAAGGCTATTTCCTTAATCTTTGCTGCTAAGTCTTTCCCTATGCCTGGAATGGTTTCTAATTGATCTTCCCTGATAAGTGTGTTAATGCCCTCATTTAAGGATTCGATTGTTGCTGCAGCACGCGCATAAGCACGTATGCGAAATGGATTATCGTTTTTAATCTCTAGAATTTTACTTATCTGCCTGAAGATTTGAGAAATCTCAAGATTATCCATTAATTTTTTCCCTGTTTTTTCCTCTTAAGTGAAAAAATCTAAAATAAACTAACTCTTGGGTATTTTGAATAATAAACTTCCCTTAAATCCTCTAGATAACCTATAGAGGAAAAAATATGCACCTGGCGAGGCTATGGGATTTCTAAATAAATCAAAGACCAGATGCATGGTTATGCCTATTGCAAAAGCTGTCCAAAACAAATTAAACTCAAACAAAAGAATCATCAACCACAATAAGAATACTAATTCAAAAGAATGAAAGACAATGTAGATTCTTTCCTTGTCCTTAACTATATTAGAATAATACAATGCCTTCAAACTAAACTCTCTATTTTTTATAGACAGGTATTCCGGAATATGATCCAGATCAATAAGGGTCCCGCCTAAAAAACAGATAATCGCAGCCAGTAATGAATCTAACCAGCTATAGACAACTAAAGAAGCTGCAAAAGATGTAATTGCATGCGGTAATGGCCTCATATCTTACTAACCCTGTGCTCATAGCTTGCCTCAATAGTCTTTACTAACTCATATAACATGAGATTGATTGGCGTAGCAATGCCTAAGCTCTGACCATGGCGGACTATAACACCATTAATAAAGTCTATTTCTGTCTTTTTCTGTCTTAGCACATCCTGTAGCATTGAAGAAACATTCTTAGCTGTTGCCTCACAAACAGACTCAACCTTGCCAAGGGGATCATCAAAAATTAGTTTTATGCGTTTGCGTTTAGTAACCTTTATTGCCTCTGTGACAGTATCTTTCAAGATCTTATGTGTCCACTCATACTCAATAAGCCTGCCATTATTTAAGCCGGTTATTGCTGTTAAGGCATTTATGCCAACGTTAATGATCAATTTAGACCAAAGCAATCCTTTAATATCCCGCGATATGCGCGTTGACAGGCCGCAAGTATTAAATATCTCGCGTAATGTGCGCAGCTGAGAAGTTATCTTACCATCAAGCTTGCCTAAAACAGTCTCTCCCAAACCGGCATGACGAATATGACCAGGTGTTAACAAGGTGGCACCCATATTAGTGGAGCCAGCAGCAACCTGATTATTACTAAAGATATCATTTATTAACTCTATATTTCCGATACCATTTTGTAAAGTTATTATGAGTGATTCTTCGCCAAGCAAGGACCTAAGCCCTTTGAGGGCC
Protein-coding sequences here:
- a CDS encoding sigma-70 family RNA polymerase sigma factor, producing the protein MEAIKTYLRDIHDIPLLTAKQEAAVAKEVLRGNKEARRKLIRSNLRLVISMAKRYAHFGLPLIDLIEEGNVGLMRAVDKFDYRKGFRFSTYAAWWIKQAITRAIFEQSRTIRIPVYMNELIAKWKRTQEALRQKLKRNPSQEEVAKKMKLHVDKVNDIENWITKMSSLEAPIGEADESQVMDLIEDTTSTSKQGLKQALDHDDIENLLHITNRREKEVLDLRFGLRDGKIHTLAMIARKLKVSRERVRQIEAQAIKKIRRFTSEEEKTNEETGSR
- a CDS encoding glycine--tRNA ligase, with amino-acid sequence MSDNLMDKIVSLCKRRGFIFQGSEIYGGLANTWDYGPLGVELKRNVKDAWWKENVQMRSDMVGLDAAILMHPEVWKASGHVKSFIDKYKDCLVCKKRIKADDPRWNPKKPNKCPECGNDGVGLTDAREFNLMLRTTLGALGVGGAETYLRPETAQGIFVNFSNILNTTRKKLPFGVAQIGKAFRNEVTPGNFTFRTREFEQMEIEYFVLPNEADKFYKQWINDRFDWYLKLGMKEENLKKREHKKEELAHYALACTDIEYKFPFGWSELEGIANRGDFDLRQHQDCSKKDLSYEKSLPFIIEPSGGVDRAILAFLVDAYREEEVRGQQRVVLGLGKQLAPIKVAVLPLLKKNKEIVDLCKRIAADLERSFFCAYDDTASIGRLYRRQDEIGTCYCVTVDVESLGDSKVTVRDRDSMKQDRIDVGNVGQYLKDNLG
- the panB gene encoding 3-methyl-2-oxobutanoate hydroxymethyltransferase, coding for MTREKITIPQILEKKKRREKITMLTAYDFPLASIIDECGIDMILVGDSVANVVLGLDSTTKVGMAEMLHHAKAVRRAVKYSLVIGDMPYESYQVDIKDSVKNARRFLDEAGCDCVKLEWFDRCLEVTESIIKAGISVMGHIGLTPQTAEKIGGFKVQGKDAATAAKLIEQAHLLEDLGCFSIVLECVPDMISKRITEELKIPTIGIGAGIHCDGQVLVTHDLLGLFQRFRPKFIKQYVDLSRAIKTAVQEYKKEVIEAKFPTKEHSFSIKEEELKKL
- a CDS encoding metal-dependent hydrolase; this encodes MRPLPHAITSFAASLVVYSWLDSLLAAIICFLGGTLIDLDHIPEYLSIKNREFSLKALYYSNIVKDKERIYIVFHSFELVFLLWLMILLFEFNLFWTAFAIGITMHLVFDLFRNPIASPGAYFFLYRLSRGFKGSLLFKIPKS
- a CDS encoding FAD:protein FMN transferase; this encodes MKPQFLSKLLIIVFISLIFSGCSYRDSEEAFTLQRKFLMGTIVEVTSNSDQAAKIVFDTFKRLDEKLSHFKSSSPVAELNRDGIVSADKELLDLIVESLRISEESSGTFDITIGPLSDIWKKAIKGKELPPHKEIKKARELVDWKQVSVDRENGLIKFKKAGMKIDLGAIAKGFAVDIAVEKLKAAGISSALINAGGDIYCLGKKFNRPWKIAVRHPEKEGKFSQVFSLVDRAVATSGDYEQFFTLGGKRYSHIVDPRTGYPIDSRISSVTVVSDRAMTSDALATAIFILGEKKGLALADKFEGIEVKIISR
- the polX gene encoding DNA polymerase/3'-5' exonuclease PolX, which gives rise to MDNLEISQIFRQISKILEIKNDNPFRIRAYARAAATIESLNEGINTLIREDQLETIPGIGKDLAAKIKEIALTGSLKFHEDLKKTIPLGLLDILEVPGLGPKTVGLLYKKLGVKSVTELQICAKRGRLHKLEGIREKTVSNILAGIDIFKKGRERISLAKALQIAEGILNNLSCNKQAKKLMYAGSARRMKETVRDIDILAASNNAKKIIDSFINLGGVKRILAKGQTRASIIAASGIQVDLRVVPVMSFGAALLYFTGSKDFNIRLRQLALKKKMKINEYGLFSVKGKKEKLLAGKTEEGIFKSLGLSFLQPELREDRGEVELAIKNRLPKLLELSDIKGDLHVHSNYSDGLNSISDIASRAKNKGYEYIAIADHSQSLKIASGLDKEALKKKKQEIERLNKEFSSIRILYAAEVDIDSHGELDYPADLLAEFDVVVAAIHSGFKQPKKELTQRIIKACKNKYVNIIAHPTGRLWGVRESYDIDFKEIYKVAASTNTALEINSFPDRLDLNDINSRQAKAHGVNLAINTDAHNLNHLDFMRLGVATARRGWIEKKDCINTKGLKELMRILKK
- a CDS encoding 2-dehydropantoate 2-reductase, with the translated sequence MAKIVVVGPGAIGSLLAAYLTKGKNEVWLLDKDKSRAKRINDTGIRLEGVSGNWRSKVNASDNVCDIKAADFIIICVKSYDTQKALKGLRSLLGEESLIITLQNGIGNIELINDIFSNNQVAAGSTNMGATLLTPGHIRHAGLGETVLGKLDGKITSQLRTLREIFNTCGLSTRISRDIKGLLWSKLIINVGINALTAITGLNNGRLIEYEWTHKILKDTVTEAIKVTKRKRIKLIFDDPLGKVESVCEATAKNVSSMLQDVLRQKKTEIDFINGVIVRHGQSLGIATPINLMLYELVKTIEASYEHRVSKI
- the ppdK gene encoding pyruvate, phosphate dikinase — protein: MAKKNVYFFGAGKADGNGKMKNFLGGKGANLAEMAGHKDLRLPVPAGFTITTDVCIYYYKNNKKYPAGLMQEVNKALSKVEKVMGKKFGDSSNPLLVSVRSGARKSMPGMMDTVLNVGLTQKTIPGLVNMTGNERFVYDAYRRLITMYSDVVMEKAAGIEPKSDNLGVRKQLEAILERVKGQKGAKSDTELDADDLKKICAEYKLKVKEVLGKEFPDDAMKQLWGGIGAVFASWNGKRAISYRRIENIPDEWGTAVNVQTMVFGNMGKNSATGVAFTRNPGNGENQFYGEYLIDAQGEDVVAGIRTPAPINSYSQSEHNKDLKTLQQVMPKIYSQLDSIQRRLEKHYKDMQDIEFTIEEGRLFMLQCRVGKRNGPAALRMAMDMYKEKLIDKKTLVMRVTPNQLDELLHPIVDPKEEMATKPLAKGLPAGPGGAVGQVVFTSGDAVKWANEGKEVILVREETSPEDVEGMRAAKAVLTARGGMTSHAALVARGWGKCCIVGCSVLEINAEEKIINVGSEVVKEGDWITLNGTKGNIYGGKLGMIDAGEENKLLFSFLTHCDSLRKLNIRTNADTPEDAKRARSFGAEGIGLFRTEHMFYGKNCAEPLFKLRKMIMANSSLERKKALDELFGHVKNDFKGTLRAMEGLPVTIRLLDPPLHEFVPKQEEQLDALANSLSISVAEVKKRAEALHESNPMMGHRGVRLGVTYPEVTKMQVRAILEAAAELTQEGVKVKPEIMIPVVCASRELDNQFNLINEVYKQVLKKYNLRKLSFLAGTMIEIPRAALIADEIAKVAQFFSFGTNDLTQMSFGFSRDDIGGFLQDYLQKSILEDDPFKTVDVTGVGELITMGIERGRSTRPGLKVGICGEHGGDPASIEFCHKVGMDYVSCSPFRVPIARLAAAQAALNNAQGKARKAKK